The Brasilonema sennae CENA114 genome includes a region encoding these proteins:
- a CDS encoding nif11-class peptide radical SAM maturase 3, whose product MTYRRISYAVWEITLKCNLACQHCGSRAGHTRAKELSTEEALDLVKQMAEVGITEVTIIGGEAFLRPDWLEIASAITNAGMRCGMTTGGYGITLDTARRMKEAGISVVSVSVDGLEATHDRLRGRKGSWEWAFKTMSHLKEAGIIFGCNTQINRLSAPEFPQIYERIRDAGIFAWQIQLTVPMGNAADNSDILLQPYELLDVYPMIARVAQRAQEEGVQVQPGNNIGYYGPYERLLRGGHAWAFWQGCNAGLATLGIEADGAIKGCPSLPTSAYTGGNIRDHSLRTIIEEAEELRFNLGADTPKGTDHLWGFCKTCEFAQLCRGGCSWTAHVFFDKRGNNPYCHHRALTQAKRGVRERVFLQHKAQGNPFDNGEFALVEEAIDAPLPVNDPLQFSGDRIQWSQSWQQELSLPSLTTH is encoded by the coding sequence ATGACCTATCGCAGAATCAGTTATGCGGTTTGGGAAATAACGCTGAAGTGCAATTTAGCTTGTCAGCACTGCGGTTCTCGTGCTGGGCACACAAGGGCGAAAGAACTTTCGACAGAAGAAGCCCTTGATTTAGTCAAACAAATGGCGGAAGTCGGGATTACAGAAGTCACCATAATTGGGGGTGAGGCTTTTCTCCGTCCTGATTGGTTGGAAATTGCCTCTGCGATTACCAATGCTGGAATGCGTTGTGGGATGACGACTGGTGGTTATGGTATCACCTTGGATACAGCACGCCGGATGAAAGAAGCTGGAATTAGTGTAGTGTCTGTTTCGGTTGATGGCTTAGAAGCGACTCACGATCGCCTCAGGGGTAGAAAAGGCTCTTGGGAATGGGCGTTTAAGACCATGAGCCATCTTAAGGAAGCTGGTATTATCTTTGGCTGCAACACTCAAATCAATCGCCTATCTGCACCGGAATTTCCCCAAATCTACGAGCGTATCCGTGATGCTGGCATTTTTGCTTGGCAGATTCAGTTAACAGTGCCAATGGGAAATGCAGCGGATAATAGTGATATTCTACTGCAACCATATGAACTGCTAGATGTCTATCCAATGATAGCTCGTGTTGCTCAACGCGCCCAGGAAGAAGGAGTGCAGGTGCAGCCAGGCAACAATATCGGCTATTACGGTCCCTACGAACGACTGCTGCGGGGAGGACATGCTTGGGCTTTCTGGCAGGGATGCAACGCCGGACTGGCTACTTTGGGCATTGAAGCCGATGGTGCAATCAAAGGTTGTCCTTCACTGCCGACTTCCGCATACACCGGAGGTAACATCCGCGACCACTCACTGCGAACAATCATTGAAGAGGCAGAGGAATTACGATTTAATCTCGGAGCTGATACTCCTAAAGGGACAGATCATCTTTGGGGTTTCTGCAAGACTTGTGAATTTGCTCAACTCTGTCGTGGTGGTTGCTCTTGGACTGCTCATGTTTTCTTTGACAAAAGAGGTAATAATCCTTACTGTCATCACCGTGCTTTAACGCAAGCAAAACGCGGTGTTCGCGAGCGAGTGTTTCTCCAACATAAGGCGCAGGGAAACCCGTTTGATAATGGCGAGTTTGCTCTGGTTGAGGAAGCTATTGATGCTCCTTTGCCAGTCAATGATCCACTTCAGTTTAGTGGCGATCGCATTCAATGGTCACAAAGTTGGCAACAAGAATTATCACTTCCTTCATTAACAACTCATTAA
- a CDS encoding DUF3611 family protein, producing the protein MSNDLNSYLPTPSKQRFAATFGVVRPISFWVQLALGAVSGLALALAIFSRNSTVQTTTNSVMGFGVFLGIIGILVLCFRVYWVNRYRRLDKLLQSPNRELHPRKEDVIQVLQIGLIVSLIGLLLAFLASEVTVIAVLSKSLALPQGVAVYRPENVIRSLDLFVVLANVNLIGAHLVGGATSLGLVNWLDQ; encoded by the coding sequence ATGTCAAATGACTTAAATTCCTACTTACCTACACCGAGTAAACAACGATTTGCAGCCACCTTCGGCGTAGTAAGACCGATTAGCTTCTGGGTACAGTTAGCACTAGGCGCTGTTTCTGGCTTGGCTTTGGCGTTGGCTATATTTAGCCGTAATTCCACTGTCCAAACAACGACGAATTCGGTCATGGGGTTTGGAGTCTTTTTGGGTATTATTGGAATTTTAGTGCTGTGTTTCAGGGTCTATTGGGTCAACCGCTACAGGCGTTTAGACAAACTTTTACAGTCGCCTAATCGTGAATTACATCCAAGGAAAGAGGACGTAATTCAAGTATTACAAATTGGATTAATCGTTAGTTTGATAGGGCTATTGTTAGCTTTTTTAGCATCTGAAGTGACCGTTATTGCTGTATTATCGAAATCTCTAGCTCTGCCTCAAGGAGTAGCAGTCTATAGACCGGAAAATGTCATTCGTTCCCTAGATCTTTTTGTAGTTTTGGCAAACGTCAATCTGATTGGCGCTCACCTTGTAGGAGGCGCTACTTCACTTGGGCTGGTTAACTGGTTAGATCAATAA
- a CDS encoding amino acid ABC transporter ATP-binding protein gives MDNSSSAIVFENIEKSYGSLKVLKGITGKIERGEVVAVIGASGCGKSTLLRCFNRLEAIDSGRLLVNNVDVSQPNFSNRQLRQLRTQVGMVFQQFNLFPHLSVLENLTLAPRQVLGKSAKESAQLAGLYLEKVGLFDKASAYPEQLSGGQKQRVAIARSLCMNPQVMLFDEPTSALDPELVGEVLQVMQQLAAEGMTMVVVTHEMQFAREVAHRVIFLDQGVVVEQGSPHQVLSHPESDRLRTFLSRLNAKELDVTG, from the coding sequence ATGGACAACTCCTCCTCTGCAATTGTCTTTGAAAATATTGAAAAGAGTTATGGTTCCCTAAAAGTTCTCAAGGGGATTACTGGCAAGATAGAACGAGGAGAAGTCGTCGCAGTCATTGGTGCTTCTGGTTGTGGCAAAAGTACTTTACTCCGCTGCTTCAACCGTTTGGAAGCGATTGATTCTGGGCGTTTACTAGTCAACAATGTTGATGTATCACAACCGAATTTTAGCAACAGGCAACTACGGCAACTGCGAACACAAGTCGGCATGGTTTTCCAGCAGTTTAACCTGTTTCCTCATTTAAGCGTACTAGAAAATCTGACACTTGCGCCGCGTCAAGTGCTGGGGAAATCAGCGAAAGAAAGTGCACAATTGGCAGGACTTTATCTCGAAAAAGTTGGACTTTTTGACAAAGCATCTGCATATCCAGAACAACTTTCAGGAGGACAAAAGCAACGAGTCGCTATTGCCCGCAGTTTGTGTATGAATCCCCAAGTTATGCTTTTTGATGAACCAACCAGCGCCTTAGATCCGGAACTTGTGGGTGAAGTGTTGCAAGTCATGCAACAATTAGCAGCAGAGGGTATGACGATGGTCGTTGTCACTCATGAAATGCAATTTGCCCGTGAGGTGGCGCATCGAGTTATCTTTTTGGATCAAGGTGTTGTGGTAGAACAAGGATCGCCTCACCAAGTTCTCTCTCATCCAGAAAGCGATCGCTTACGTACTTTTCTAAGTCGTCTGAATGCCAAAGAATTGGATGTTACAGGTTAA
- a CDS encoding alpha/beta hydrolase, with product MKYLVSILKSTFPLLTFVSGVFYINSAIAAETVVFKYGIFRETVPVSELTALAETGELSQKLRFFFNQADQDPQPVRNTLTREVNANPVTLDRVLNNRIGIFLLDQISQTIHTPSGNADRQALRSSLVLSASKDKKVSLIEIIQNYPTTEVHIEGKRLVRTYEQLNLLAQWLQNVLYNNVRQSFK from the coding sequence ATGAAATACCTTGTTTCTATATTAAAAAGCACTTTTCCTTTACTCACATTTGTTAGTGGTGTCTTTTATATTAACAGTGCGATCGCGGCTGAAACTGTTGTTTTTAAGTATGGTATATTTCGTGAAACAGTACCAGTAAGTGAACTAACAGCCTTAGCTGAAACTGGAGAGCTTTCGCAAAAGCTAAGGTTCTTCTTTAATCAAGCCGATCAAGACCCTCAACCAGTTCGCAATACCTTAACACGAGAAGTTAATGCTAACCCAGTGACGTTGGATCGTGTACTGAATAATCGTATTGGTATATTTTTATTAGACCAGATTAGTCAGACAATTCATACTCCCTCAGGGAACGCAGACAGACAAGCTTTGCGATCATCTTTAGTACTGTCAGCTAGTAAAGACAAAAAAGTGTCATTGATTGAAATCATTCAAAATTACCCAACCACAGAAGTTCACATTGAGGGTAAACGTCTTGTGCGCACATATGAGCAACTCAATCTTCTTGCACAATGGTTACAAAATGTACTCTATAATAATGTACGCCAATCTTTCAAATAA
- a CDS encoding GNAT family N-acetyltransferase, which translates to MMPKFEYSQLIKEDIQRLGNILEQCFLMSPGGSEIFFNSIGLENFRVIRVGEEVAGGLGIILMPQWWGGERVPMAGIAAVGIAPEHRGGGVALAMMQHTVKELHAKGVPISTLYPATQRVYRKAGYEQGGISSIWEVPTQSILVKEQSLPIGAVVGNHEIFYELYQQQAKLNNGFVERDQSLWERIFKPDEKEGIYTYLIGCAEQPQGYIIISQHQDQDGSFIKVRDFVVMTTAAAQTFWNFLAKHRSQIQNVRWKGSATESLTLLLPEQTAKQKSTSYWMLRVIDVVKALEKRGYPPGIQAELHLEIQDDLLAENNGKFILSVANGRGEVTSGGKGEMKLDIRGLAPLYTGLFTPQQLQLAGQLDATETAMFAATQIFSGASPWMADFF; encoded by the coding sequence ATGATGCCAAAATTTGAATACAGCCAACTTATCAAAGAGGACATTCAGCGGCTGGGGAATATTCTTGAGCAGTGTTTTCTGATGTCGCCAGGTGGGAGCGAAATTTTCTTCAACTCCATTGGTTTAGAAAACTTCCGTGTTATTCGTGTAGGTGAAGAAGTTGCTGGTGGACTAGGGATTATCCTGATGCCTCAGTGGTGGGGTGGTGAACGTGTACCTATGGCGGGAATAGCTGCAGTAGGTATTGCTCCGGAACATCGTGGAGGTGGAGTAGCATTAGCTATGATGCAGCACACTGTTAAAGAACTCCACGCCAAGGGAGTACCCATCTCCACTCTCTATCCAGCGACTCAACGTGTATACCGAAAAGCAGGGTATGAACAGGGGGGTATCTCTTCTATTTGGGAAGTTCCTACTCAAAGCATTTTAGTGAAGGAACAGTCACTACCAATTGGTGCTGTTGTAGGTAATCATGAAATTTTTTATGAACTCTATCAGCAGCAAGCAAAGCTCAACAATGGATTCGTAGAGCGAGATCAAAGTCTCTGGGAGCGTATATTCAAACCAGATGAGAAGGAAGGAATTTACACCTATCTTATTGGTTGTGCAGAACAACCCCAAGGTTACATCATCATCAGTCAGCACCAAGATCAGGATGGCTCTTTTATAAAAGTCAGAGATTTTGTAGTTATGACAACCGCTGCAGCACAAACTTTTTGGAATTTTCTTGCCAAGCATCGCTCTCAAATTCAAAATGTGCGATGGAAAGGTTCTGCTACGGAATCTCTAACTTTACTCTTACCAGAGCAAACCGCCAAGCAAAAATCCACTAGCTATTGGATGCTGCGCGTGATTGATGTCGTCAAAGCGCTAGAAAAGCGTGGTTATCCACCAGGAATTCAAGCAGAACTGCACTTGGAAATCCAAGATGACTTACTCGCTGAAAATAATGGTAAATTTATTCTGTCTGTTGCCAATGGACGCGGTGAAGTTACCAGTGGAGGAAAAGGCGAAATGAAGCTAGATATTAGAGGATTAGCACCTCTCTACACAGGCTTATTTACCCCGCAACAATTGCAACTTGCAGGACAACTTGATGCTACAGAAACAGCAATGTTTGCAGCGACTCAAATATTTTCTGGCGCATCCCCTTGGATGGCTGATTTCTTTTAA